In Candidatus Omnitrophota bacterium, the following are encoded in one genomic region:
- the hisA gene encoding 1-(5-phosphoribosyl)-5-[(5-phosphoribosylamino)methylideneamino]imidazole-4-carboxamide isomerase: MLIIPAIDLKNGKVVRLWQGDFSKEIVYSENPASVARQWEFMGAKLLHLVDLDGALTGSLKNLDIAAEIAKRIAIPVELGGGIRTEEAIEKVLSKGINRVVLGTKIYKDPEFAQKIISKYQDKVIVSIDSKAGLIQANGWTSPISLAPVELAGKIKELGLNSVIYTDISKDGTLSGPDLASIKRFLRESQIKTIVSGGIASLEDITKLNTLKPEGLSGVIIGKALYEGKVDLREAIAAGK; the protein is encoded by the coding sequence ATGTTGATCATTCCCGCGATTGATCTAAAAAACGGAAAAGTAGTCAGGCTCTGGCAGGGAGATTTTTCTAAAGAGATAGTTTATTCTGAAAATCCCGCATCAGTTGCCCGGCAATGGGAATTTATGGGAGCCAAGCTGCTGCACCTGGTTGATTTAGACGGCGCTTTGACCGGCAGCCTGAAAAACCTGGATATAGCAGCCGAGATAGCCAAGAGAATAGCTATTCCTGTCGAATTAGGAGGCGGGATCAGGACTGAAGAAGCGATCGAAAAGGTGTTATCTAAAGGAATAAACCGGGTAGTGTTGGGTACAAAAATCTATAAAGACCCGGAATTTGCTCAAAAGATAATTTCCAAATATCAGGATAAAGTGATTGTCAGCATTGATTCAAAAGCAGGCCTGATTCAAGCCAATGGCTGGACCAGCCCTATTTCCCTGGCGCCGGTTGAATTGGCAGGGAAAATAAAAGAACTCGGCTTAAATAGCGTTATCTATACGGATATCTCTAAAGATGGGACGTTAAGCGGGCCTGACCTGGCGAGCATCAAGCGGTTTCTGCGGGAATCGCAGATAAAAACTATTGTTTCCGGCGGTATCGCTTCTTTAGAAGACATTACTAAGCTTAACACCCTAAAACCAGAGGGGTTATCGGGCGTGATAATCGGAAAGGCCTTGTATGAGGGTAAGGTTGACCTTAGAGAGGCGATAGCGGCGGGGAAATAA
- the hisD gene encoding histidinol dehydrogenase, with amino-acid sequence MMHVIFWEKGSSRKLERLTVQDFDKQLYKAVARIIDGVRKTGDRALVKYTKKFDGVELSPKRLKVKEGDINKAYEQIDVKFVPLLKQAIENVRSFYKKRSKRSFRLKAKDGVMLEEKYYPIERVGIYIPGGTAPLFSTVYMAVLPAKMAGVKEITIVSPPARNGEIDPHILVVANLLGVGEIYRVGGSQAIAALALGTRSIPKVDKIVGPGNRYVTEAKRQVYGFCDVDMVAGPSEAVLLADGHANPDYVAADLLAQAEHANSTAILITTSKKLANEIKKKVDSGYAIIVHNLKEAVKIINTIAPEHLQIMVKSPSRIRKKIVNAGAIFLGAYSPIAVGDYIAGPSHILPTGGTARFYSALGIDDFIKRSHFITYSREALEKVKKQIGRLAEIEGLKLHKNSLDVRFPEPETVLAREERKKNFSEPPLGAKSTQEIKDAQKGKNPKDPQESPDKKTDH; translated from the coding sequence ATGATGCATGTAATATTTTGGGAAAAAGGAAGCTCCAGGAAGCTCGAACGATTAACTGTTCAGGATTTTGATAAACAATTATATAAGGCAGTTGCCAGGATAATAGATGGCGTGAGAAAGACCGGCGATAGAGCCCTGGTAAAATATACTAAGAAGTTTGATGGCGTGGAATTAAGCCCTAAAAGGTTAAAGGTAAAAGAAGGGGATATAAATAAAGCTTATGAACAGATAGATGTTAAATTTGTGCCACTGCTCAAACAGGCGATAGAGAATGTAAGGAGTTTTTACAAAAAGAGGTCGAAGAGGTCTTTTAGATTAAAAGCAAAAGACGGAGTTATGCTGGAGGAAAAGTATTATCCGATTGAGCGGGTAGGTATTTATATCCCGGGAGGGACAGCGCCCCTGTTCTCCACTGTTTATATGGCAGTTTTACCTGCAAAGATGGCCGGGGTAAAAGAAATAACAATAGTTTCTCCGCCAGCCAGGAACGGAGAAATAGATCCTCATATTCTGGTAGTAGCTAATCTTTTAGGCGTAGGAGAGATATATCGGGTCGGTGGTTCTCAAGCTATAGCTGCCCTGGCGCTGGGTACAAGGAGCATTCCCAAGGTCGATAAAATTGTTGGTCCGGGAAACCGGTATGTCACTGAGGCCAAAAGGCAGGTCTATGGATTTTGCGACGTTGATATGGTGGCTGGCCCAAGCGAAGCAGTGTTGCTTGCCGATGGGCATGCTAATCCAGACTACGTAGCCGCAGATCTTCTTGCTCAAGCTGAACATGCCAATTCCACGGCTATTCTTATCACTACCTCCAAGAAGTTAGCCAATGAAATAAAGAAAAAAGTAGATTCGGGATATGCGATCATAGTCCACAACCTTAAAGAAGCAGTTAAAATCATAAATACTATTGCGCCTGAGCATTTACAGATCATGGTCAAGAGTCCTTCCCGGATCAGAAAGAAGATAGTTAATGCCGGCGCTATTTTCCTTGGAGCCTATTCTCCAATAGCAGTGGGAGATTATATTGCTGGTCCGAGCCATATCTTGCCTACCGGCGGAACAGCCAGGTTTTATTCAGCGTTAGGTATCGATGATTTTATTAAACGCTCACATTTTATCACCTACAGCAGAGAAGCGCTGGAGAAGGTCAAGAAACAGATAGGCAGGCTGGCTGAAATAGAAGGCCTTAAGCTGCACAAAAACTCTTTAGATGTGAGGTTCCCTGAGCCGGAGACAGTTCTAGCGCGGGAAGAGAGAAAGAAGAATTTTTCTGAACCTCCTTTAGGAGCCAAATCCACACAGGAGATTAAAGATGCCCAAAAAGGAAAAAACCCCAAAGACCCCCAGGAAAGCCCGGATAAAAAGACAGACCACTGA
- the trpD gene encoding anthranilate phosphoribosyltransferase produces the protein MIKEVIAEVVKGIDLSCLEAEQVMKEIMDGEATPSQIASFITALRIKGETVDEITGCARIMRQYAKKIKVTGAAVDTCGTGGDKSYTFNISTVSAFVVSAAGLTVAKHGNVSVSSKCGSANLLEALGVKIYISPDKVEQCLAKIGIGFLFAPALHQAMKYAMPSRREIGIRTVFNILGPLTNPAGANCQLLGVYKRELTEPLARVLANLGSDHALVVHGLDGLDEVTITSQTQVSELVNGEVRTYLIGPEDFGIKKADSKDLKGGEIQVNLRIAREVLGGQPGPQRDIVLLNAGCAIYAADLTKDINQGIKLAQKSIDSGSALKKLELLKKYTNN, from the coding sequence GTGATCAAAGAAGTGATTGCTGAAGTTGTTAAAGGAATAGATCTTTCTTGCCTTGAAGCTGAACAGGTGATGAAAGAGATTATGGATGGAGAAGCAACCCCATCCCAAATAGCCTCTTTTATAACTGCCTTAAGAATAAAGGGCGAAACAGTAGATGAGATTACCGGTTGTGCCCGGATAATGAGGCAGTACGCAAAAAAGATTAAGGTAACCGGAGCAGCGGTTGATACCTGTGGAACAGGCGGAGATAAATCTTACACATTTAATATCTCTACAGTCAGTGCATTTGTGGTTAGTGCCGCGGGTTTGACTGTGGCCAAGCACGGTAATGTTTCTGTTTCCAGTAAGTGCGGAAGTGCTAATTTACTTGAGGCATTAGGGGTTAAAATCTATATTAGCCCGGACAAAGTAGAGCAGTGCCTGGCAAAGATTGGAATAGGCTTTTTGTTTGCTCCGGCCCTTCACCAGGCGATGAAATATGCCATGCCCAGCCGGAGGGAAATCGGAATCAGGACGGTTTTTAATATTTTAGGGCCGCTGACCAACCCGGCTGGAGCGAATTGCCAGCTTTTGGGAGTTTATAAAAGGGAATTAACCGAGCCTTTAGCCAGAGTATTAGCTAATTTAGGATCTGATCACGCGCTTGTAGTTCATGGTTTAGATGGCCTGGATGAAGTGACTATTACCAGCCAGACCCAGGTTTCTGAACTGGTCAATGGAGAAGTAAGAACATACCTGATTGGCCCCGAGGATTTCGGGATAAAAAAGGCAGATTCAAAAGACCTGAAAGGCGGAGAAATTCAAGTTAATCTCAGAATAGCCCGGGAGGTATTAGGCGGTCAGCCCGGTCCGCAGCGGGATATAGTGCTTTTAAATGCCGGTTGCGCTATCTATGCCGCTGATTTAACTAAAGATATTAACCAGGGTATAAAACTAGCTCAAAAGTCGATCGATTCAGGCAGCGCCTTAAAAAAACTGGAATTATTGAAAAAATATACCAACAACTAA
- the trpC gene encoding indole-3-glycerol phosphate synthase TrpC: MILNKILSQKRKEIEEAKAKVSQKGLIEKKSDFPGRRDFKSAISKAHQINLIAEIKKASPSRGIIREDFNPVRIAQLYQNSAARAISILTDQQFFKGSLDYLNQVRQVVTLPILRKDFIIDEYQIYQSALAGADAVLLIAAILSGEELNRFLSVASGIGLDVIVEIHSEKDIEKLSQTDPLIIGINNRDLVSFEVNLDTTERLIRLLPKGKIIISESGVKTHQDVMKLKSLGVNAVLIGEGFMESEDISAKVKEVMGC; encoded by the coding sequence ATGATCTTAAATAAGATATTAAGCCAGAAAAGAAAAGAGATTGAAGAGGCAAAAGCAAAAGTTTCCCAAAAAGGACTTATAGAAAAAAAATCCGATTTTCCCGGCCGGCGCGATTTCAAATCGGCAATAAGCAAAGCTCATCAAATTAACCTGATAGCTGAGATTAAAAAAGCCAGTCCTTCAAGAGGGATAATCAGAGAGGATTTTAATCCTGTCAGGATCGCCCAGCTTTATCAAAATAGCGCGGCCCGGGCAATATCTATTCTGACTGATCAACAATTTTTTAAAGGAAGCCTTGACTATTTAAACCAGGTAAGACAGGTAGTTACTCTGCCGATTTTACGAAAAGATTTTATTATTGATGAGTATCAAATTTATCAATCTGCTTTGGCCGGGGCTGATGCCGTACTTTTGATTGCAGCTATACTTTCCGGAGAGGAATTGAACAGATTCTTATCCGTAGCATCCGGGATAGGCCTGGATGTGATTGTAGAGATTCATTCAGAAAAGGATATAGAAAAGCTTAGTCAGACAGACCCTTTGATTATCGGGATTAATAACCGGGATTTGGTTTCTTTCGAGGTTAACCTGGACACTACTGAACGACTAATCAGATTGCTGCCTAAAGGTAAAATTATAATTTCAGAAAGCGGGGTTAAAACCCATCAGGATGTTATGAAGTTAAAAAGTTTGGGTGTAAATGCAGTATTGATTGGTGAGGGTTTTATGGAGAGCGAAG
- the hisI gene encoding phosphoribosyl-AMP cyclohydrolase — MKLKYDKQGLIPVIVQDYKTKEVLMLAYMNKLALKKTLDTGKVHFFSRSRKKLWLKGETSGHYQRVYEVLFDCDKDTLLIRVQQKGGACHMGYRSCFYRSAGKKCKTVNVVGRKVFDPEEVYKK; from the coding sequence ATGAAATTAAAGTACGATAAACAAGGTTTGATCCCGGTAATAGTGCAGGACTATAAAACCAAGGAAGTTTTGATGCTGGCTTACATGAATAAGCTGGCTTTAAAAAAGACGCTGGATACAGGAAAGGTGCACTTTTTTTCCCGTTCTCGCAAGAAATTATGGCTTAAAGGAGAAACGTCAGGCCATTACCAGAGGGTTTACGAGGTCCTTTTTGATTGTGATAAGGATACGCTTTTGATCAGGGTTCAACAGAAAGGCGGCGCCTGCCATATGGGATACAGATCTTGTTTTTATCGAAGCGCAGGCAAAAAGTGCAAGACAGTGAACGTGGTTGGCCGGAAGGTATTCGATCCGGAAGAGGTATATAAAAAGTAA
- a CDS encoding imidazoleglycerol-phosphate dehydratase: MPKKEKTPKTPRKARIKRQTTEVKVAGRLLLDGKGKSKIDSGIKFLDHMLDLFTFHGFFDLELTARGDLGVDYHHTNEDIGIVLGEAFKKSIGKARGIKRFGEASVPMEEALAWVVVDVCGRGSFSWNLPANTELKKETGGYSFDDARHFLDSFAKKSGINIKIDIIEPSPDVHHLLEAAFKSLGIAIDRATQIDKRRKGVPSTKGVIDL; the protein is encoded by the coding sequence ATGCCCAAAAAGGAAAAAACCCCAAAGACCCCCAGGAAAGCCCGGATAAAAAGACAGACCACTGAAGTTAAAGTTGCCGGCAGGTTATTGCTGGACGGCAAAGGCAAATCCAAGATTGATAGCGGTATTAAATTTTTGGATCATATGCTAGACCTGTTTACATTTCACGGTTTTTTCGATTTGGAGCTTACGGCAAGAGGAGATTTGGGGGTAGATTACCATCATACCAATGAAGATATCGGAATTGTCTTAGGCGAAGCGTTTAAAAAATCTATTGGTAAAGCGCGGGGCATAAAAAGATTTGGCGAGGCATCAGTCCCGATGGAAGAAGCATTGGCGTGGGTAGTGGTGGATGTTTGCGGAAGGGGCAGTTTTTCCTGGAACTTACCGGCTAATACAGAGTTAAAAAAGGAAACAGGGGGATATAGCTTTGATGACGCCAGGCATTTTCTGGACTCATTTGCCAAGAAATCAGGCATTAACATAAAGATTGATATAATTGAACCAAGCCCGGATGTCCACCATTTATTAGAGGCAGCATTTAAATCTTTAGGAATAGCAATTGACCGGGCGACTCAGATAGATAAGAGAAGAAAGGGCGTCCCTTCTACTAAAGGGGTTATAGACCTATAA
- the alaS gene encoding alanine--tRNA ligase gives MKTGEIRSEFLDFFKSKGHRIVASDSLVPANDPTLLFTGSGMNQFKEEFLGHVKDHKRAASCQKCLRTVDLEKVGHSPGHHTFFEMLGNFSFGDYFKEEAIKWAWEFLTDRLGLPSSKIWVSVYTEDQESFNIWKSKIKIPVSRIVKLGQKENFWPSEAPSEGPNGPCGPSSEIFYDRGQKTGCKKPGCNPGCDCERFIEIWNLVFTQFDRQPDGSLGELPNKCIDTGMGLERIAAVCQGVENNFQADLLKSLIDRLCEAGNLKYGRDEQKDYHLMAIADHIRAVIFLISDGVLPSNQGRGYVERMLIRRAIGHLRTLNLTGLFLYKFVPFVGGIMQDFYPEVFEQKKAISEIILAEEKRFQNTIEEGRRIQQELMDSLSRQGKKVIPGENCFRLYDTYGFPLDLIEVDAEKKGFKLDKHGFEKAMFKQREMSREGSQIQSTIFAATLAAKIKSAAKATKFVGYKKEEIEAKVVLILHDDQPVKNIKQGSQAGIILDQSPYYGESGGQIGDEGLIKKQATVVEVSDTKLIDGIIVHYGRVIKGKLALGDKVIASVDKERRLKIKRNHTATHLLQSALREVLGPQVKQRGSLVSDQKLRFDFNYFKLVTKEELDRIEDIVNQNIRCNIQVKVEHLPLTQAKKAGALALFGEKYGETVRVLSIGGLSKELCRGTHVASTSEIALFRITGESAVAAGIRRIEAVTGRAAYQLMKTEENIMSNLSQMLKSSPPKIIERIEKLLSETASYAKQIGRLKKQASSIEIKNMIGGAIDLKGAKVIIKKIEAAAAGDLKDKVDLLKEQLPSALIILGSISEGKVSLVSAATDDLVKKGLNCRDVIKELARLIGGSGGGKPDFAQAGSREPAKLASALQQAPQIVKRYLR, from the coding sequence GTGAAGACCGGGGAAATCAGAAGTGAATTTTTAGATTTCTTTAAATCAAAAGGCCACCGGATTGTTGCCAGCGATTCTTTGGTTCCTGCCAATGACCCCACGCTTTTATTTACCGGTAGTGGAATGAATCAGTTCAAGGAGGAATTCCTCGGACATGTTAAAGATCACAAAAGAGCAGCATCCTGCCAGAAGTGCCTGCGAACAGTGGATCTGGAAAAGGTGGGCCATAGCCCCGGCCACCACACCTTTTTTGAGATGCTGGGTAACTTTTCCTTTGGGGATTATTTTAAAGAGGAAGCCATTAAATGGGCCTGGGAATTTTTAACAGATAGGTTAGGCCTGCCTTCTTCCAAGATCTGGGTTTCGGTCTATACCGAAGATCAGGAGTCATTTAATATCTGGAAATCCAAGATAAAGATTCCTGTCTCAAGGATTGTCAAACTCGGGCAAAAGGAGAACTTTTGGCCGTCGGAGGCCCCGAGTGAAGGACCTAATGGGCCGTGCGGGCCAAGCAGCGAAATATTTTATGACCGAGGCCAAAAAACAGGATGTAAAAAGCCTGGCTGTAATCCGGGTTGTGATTGTGAAAGGTTTATAGAGATCTGGAACTTGGTTTTTACTCAGTTTGACCGTCAACCCGATGGAAGCCTTGGCGAGCTTCCCAATAAATGCATTGATACCGGAATGGGTTTGGAAAGGATTGCTGCTGTTTGTCAAGGTGTGGAAAATAATTTCCAGGCAGACCTGCTTAAATCCCTAATTGACCGTTTATGCGAGGCAGGTAACCTGAAATATGGCCGGGACGAGCAGAAAGATTACCACTTGATGGCCATAGCCGATCATATCCGGGCGGTGATTTTTTTAATATCTGACGGGGTGCTGCCCTCTAATCAGGGCCGGGGTTATGTAGAGCGGATGTTAATCAGAAGGGCTATTGGCCATTTACGGACTCTCAATTTAACAGGTTTATTTCTTTATAAGTTTGTTCCATTTGTTGGCGGGATAATGCAGGATTTTTATCCAGAGGTTTTTGAACAAAAAAAGGCAATATCAGAGATTATCCTGGCTGAGGAAAAGCGCTTCCAAAATACTATCGAAGAAGGAAGGCGCATTCAGCAGGAATTGATGGATAGCCTTTCCCGGCAGGGAAAAAAGGTTATTCCCGGTGAAAACTGTTTCAGGCTTTACGATACCTACGGGTTTCCCCTTGACCTGATTGAGGTTGATGCCGAAAAAAAAGGCTTCAAACTGGATAAGCATGGATTTGAAAAAGCGATGTTTAAACAACGGGAGATGTCACGGGAAGGTTCTCAAATTCAAAGCACAATTTTCGCTGCTACGTTAGCTGCCAAGATCAAGTCAGCAGCCAAAGCTACTAAATTTGTGGGTTATAAAAAAGAGGAAATTGAGGCAAAAGTGGTTCTGATTTTGCATGATGATCAGCCGGTTAAAAACATTAAGCAGGGAAGTCAGGCAGGGATAATTTTAGACCAGAGCCCATATTACGGAGAGTCAGGCGGACAAATAGGAGATGAGGGTTTAATCAAAAAACAGGCAACAGTGGTGGAGGTATCAGATACCAAATTAATAGATGGGATAATTGTCCACTACGGAAGAGTGATCAAAGGGAAGCTGGCTTTAGGTGATAAGGTTATAGCCTCTGTTGATAAGGAACGAAGGCTGAAGATAAAAAGGAATCACACCGCGACTCATTTACTTCAAAGCGCCTTGCGGGAAGTCCTTGGGCCCCAGGTTAAACAACGGGGATCTTTAGTCAGTGACCAGAAATTGAGATTTGATTTTAATTATTTTAAATTGGTTACTAAAGAAGAGCTTGACCGTATAGAAGATATAGTGAATCAAAATATCCGGTGCAATATTCAGGTAAAGGTTGAACATCTGCCTTTAACCCAGGCAAAGAAAGCCGGCGCATTAGCGCTATTTGGCGAAAAATATGGCGAAACAGTCCGGGTGCTTTCTATTGGCGGGCTTAGTAAAGAGCTTTGCAGAGGGACACATGTTGCTTCGACTTCCGAAATAGCGCTATTTAGAATAACAGGCGAAAGCGCTGTAGCAGCAGGTATAAGAAGAATAGAGGCTGTTACCGGCCGGGCAGCTTACCAACTGATGAAAACCGAAGAGAATATTATGTCCAACTTGTCTCAGATGTTGAAGTCCAGTCCTCCCAAAATAATAGAGCGGATAGAAAAACTTCTTTCCGAGACGGCTTCCTATGCAAAGCAAATAGGCAGGTTGAAAAAACAGGCATCCTCGATCGAGATTAAGAACATGATTGGGGGGGCTATTGATCTCAAAGGCGCCAAAGTGATCATTAAAAAGATAGAGGCTGCTGCTGCCGGAGACCTAAAAGACAAAGTGGACCTTTTGAAGGAGCAGTTACCTTCAGCGCTTATCATCCTCGGTTCAATATCGGAAGGTAAGGTTTCGTTGGTCAGCGCAGCGACCGATGATTTAGTTAAGAAAGGATTAAACTGCAGGGATGTTATTAAAGAATTAGCCCGGCTGATCGGCGGGAGCGGAGGAGGGAAACCGGATTTTGCTCAGGCCGGTTCCAGAGAACCGGCAAAACTTGCTTCGGCATTGCAGCAGGCACCACAAATAGTTAAGAGGTATTTAAGATGA